The nucleotide window CTACTCTGCCTCCGCGGCGGCAACCTCCACCACACCCTCGCGCGCCTTGCGCGCGCCCACGGCCCCGTCTTGACGCTCAGGCTCGGCCTCACCACCGCCGTGGTGGTGTCCTCGCGCGACGCAGCCCGGGAGGCGttcacgcggcacgaccggcgtcTGGCCGCGCGCGGCCTCGGCTTCGCGAACCGGTCCATGGTGTGGCTGCCGAGCTCCGACCCGCTTTGGAAGACCCTGCGCGGCATCGCGGCCGCCCACGCCTTCTCCCCACGCGCCCTCGCCGCGGCGCGCGGCGTCCGCGAGCGCAAGTTGCGCGACATGGTGCGCCACTTCCGCGGCCGCGCCGGGAGGGAGGTGTACGTCGGCCAGGCCTTGTACGCCGGCGTGCTCAACCTCGTGTCGAGCGCGCTCTGCTCCATCGACATGGTCGACATGGGCGCCACCGACTCGGGGCAGGGCGTGCGGGAGCTCGTCGAGGACCTCATCGCGGCGATCGCCAAGCCCAACGTCTCTGACCTCGTCCCTTTCCTCCGGCGGCTCGACTTGCAAAGGTGGCGTCGCTGCTCGACAAGCGGCCCCGACTTGTGTCAAAGACATGCAGTTGCAGTCGGGGCGACACTTCCAGCTGTGGCCTAGTAGGAGACATGCCACTGGCCCCTGACCGAACAAAACATCACATAGTTATATTTGCGTTGCGTCGAAGACATGTAGTGGCAATCGGTGGAAGGGGCATTTGAAATTGCAGCATAGTGGCATACATGCAATTGCACCCTTTCCCTAATAGCACACCACCGAGTTGCAATCGAGAGTGACACTTGTAATTGTCAGGGCATGGCAATTGCAGTTGTGGGCCTAGTGATAAACATGCAACCACCGTTCTATCGACAAAACACCACTTCATTGAAGTCGCGTTGAGAACATGCAGCTGAAGTTGGAGCGACACTTTGAAGTTCATGCCTATTGACGAACATGCAAAGGCCCCATTTCCCTAATAAAACACCACAACCTTACGGTCTATGTAATAATATGATTTCTAGTTCACTAGAGAGTGAAAAAAAAAGCAGGCAACAATGTACTAGCCCATCGACTCAACACACATGTCAACCACACACAAAACTCGATGTCCAAAATCGATAGCTAACAAAACGAATGAGATCTAACTAAGTCTCTATCAATCAAGAAAATGACAAATAAAAAATAGCccaagaaaaaaaataagaaaactATCTTAAAAAGGAATataaataaaaaaattgaaaaaaaaggaaaaataaatcaaataaaaataaaaaaggaagaaaatgaaataaaaaaTAAGGGCAACAAACACCCGATGACTCAAAATCTCCCATAAAAATAGGATAAAGAGAACAAAAAGGCTGCACTGCAAAAATAATCCGGATGCAACATAAGAAGCCTACAACCTTATCTCACCCGTGCTAAAAAGGAGAGAAGACGGCTTACGATGCCTAGCCGCACCGCTCGCACGACGGAACTAAGTGTTACGTGACTAAATCCAAAAACTGCAATGTGTTTTTGTCGGGCGACGAAGGACATGAATGAGATATATTATTTTTCATAAAATTAGAATAATATGCAACAGAAAAActgaaaataaaataaagaaacaAGTAAAAAATATTACGAGAAGAGATGAAGGAAAACAAAAATATAAAAGAAAAAGGGGCAAACAAAGGAATCAAGGAAAATGCCACATAAAACTTCAAAATAACCTGGCAAAAGAAACTAACAAAAAATGGAGACGAGTACAAAGAAAATTGGATTGCTTGGTTTCGAATGTAGCCAGGTGAAAGAGACACACTGATTTTTAGCCCAACCGTTTGAAAAATCCTGACTCCCCCTCTGGATGTTCGTGCCGGTGCCGGCGATGGTGCGCGCAGGATTTGGCTGCCAAATTATTGGCGGACGTTTTCGCGCCTTCGTTTCGCCGCTCGTTGGCGAAAATCCTGTAGGGGCGTGGCCGATCTGAGCTGGGTGAGCCAAAATTGGCTTCAATCCAAGCAGTATCACAAGTCACGGGCACAACCACTAATCCATCCAAACAGACCCTAGCTAATGGTGCGTGAATGCATGCTGCGGTGCAGCGATAGGGGTGACAGGACACGGGCCAGCTCAGATCCCTAGTGCATGTGAATGGCCGGGATAAATTCAAGTCCACGAGGTGCTCGGCCTCCATTGCCATTTTTCTGTGAAGCTTCCTCTGAGAAAAGTTCGTCGTAGCATTTCTCTTAAGCAGCCACGAGTTCGATCCACACACGGGTGGAAGATCCAAGCTACTAGTACCCTACCAACAAACGAAATGGCGCCGGCATTAGCTGTGCAATCCACATCTACTTACAACATAGACCAACGGGCTTCCGCCTGAGCAACGCGCACCACAAGAACGAGCCAATGGAGATCGAGCTCTGGCTCATCTGTGCGACGCTCGCGGTCGTCTCGCTCCTCTACTACCTAGCCAACACTACACGCCGTGAGGGCACCGGGCGGATGCCGCCGGGCCCCACGCCGCTGCCCGTCATCGGCAACCTTCTCTGCCTCCGCGGTGGTAACCTCCACCACACGCTCGCGCGCCTGGCGCGCGCCCACGGCCCTGTCATGACGCTCAGGCTCGGCCTCACCACCGCCGTGGTGGTGTCCTCACGCGACGTGGCCCGGGAGGCCttcacgaggcacgaccggcgcctGGCCGCCCGCGCCGTCCCGGACGCCGCGCGCGGCCTCGGCTTCGCGGACCGGTCCATGGTGTGGCTGCCGAGCTCCGACCCGCTCTGGAAGACCCTGCGCGGCATCGCGGCCGCCCACGCCTTCTCCCCGCGCGCCCTCGCCGCGGCGCGCGCCGTCCGCGAGCGCAAGGTGCGCGACATGGTGGGCCACTTCCGCGGCCGCGCCGGGAGCGAGGTGGACGTCGGCCAGGCCTTGTACGCCGGCGTGCTCAACCTCGTCTCCAGCGCGCTCTGCTCCGTCGACGTGGTCGACATGGGCGCCGCCGAGTCGGCGCAGGGCGCGCGGGAGCTCGTCGAGGACCTCATCGCGGCGATCGCCAAGCCCAACGTCTCCGACCTCGTCCCTTTCCTCCGGCGGCTCGACTTGCAAGGGTGGCGTCGCTGGTCGGCGATACGCATCGGGAAAATCTTCCGCATATTGGACGGCATAATCGACCGTCGTATGGCCAACACCTCCACGGAGGAGAAGCCTTCTCACGGTGACTTCCTGGAGTCGCTCCTCCAGCTCTTCTCCACGGGCAAGATCGCCCGCGACGGCCTGACAGCCATACTGTTCGACCTCTTCTCAGCCGGGAGCGACACCATGGCGCTCACCGTCGAGTGGGCGATGGCCGAGCTGCTCCGGAACCCAGGGGTCATGGCCAAGGTCCGCGCTGAGATATCCGACGCTCTCGGCGGCAAGGAGACCATCGGCGAGACCGACGCGGCGGGCCTGCCGTACCTCCAGGCCGTGGTGAAGGAGGCCATGCGGCTGCATCCGGTGGCGCCGATACTGCTGCCGCACCGGGCCGTGGAGGAAGGCGTGGAGATCGGCGGCTACTCCGTACCCAAGGGCTCAACGGTCATCTTCAACGCGTGGGCGATAATGCGGGACCCGGCGGCGTGGGAGAGGCCGGACGAGTTCGTGCCGGAGAGGTTCCTGGGCACGGCGGAGCAGGCGGTGGACTTCCGGGGCAAGGCGCTCGAGTTCATCCCGTTCGGGTCCGGCCGGAGGCTGTGCCCCGGCGTGCCGATGGCGGAGCGCGTCGTGCCGTTCATCCTGGCCTCGTTGCTGCGCGCGTTCGAGTGGCGGCTGCCGGACGGCGTGTCGGCCGACAAGCTGGACGTGAGCGAGAAGTTCACCACCGCCAACGTGATGGCTGTCCCGCTCAAGGCCGTGCCCGTCGTGGTCACTGAATAATGGACGTCACAACGTGGAAGTACACGTCGCAATCTTTCTCACCAAGATTTCGTGATTGGATTACTCATCTGTCTTGTGTACACGCCAACATAACACGCCGTCTTAATTATTTTTGGCTTGTTTGCAAAAATAATCTTATTCTTATCTTCTTGTGGGATAAGATTATCATCCGGATTTGCTATTTCTCAGGGGAAAAGAATTCTATGAGATCAGGTCTCACGCGAGATccatcctgatggatgacacgtgccattcacaaatcacaaagcatccccaccctcccccccccccccccccccttaaaatcaggggggagagagattagatgctttgtgatttgtgaatgtcacgtgtcatccatcaggacgggtctcacctgctaaccgtgagacctggtctcatataatttttttccTTTCTCAGGTGCCTAAAATTTCTTTTCACATCTGTCACTTTTTTGCTTCTTCCTTACCTCTTGGACGGACTTTGCCGAAGAAGAACTAGCCCCACCATCTATCTTGGGGTGAAGCCATaaccccattatctatcttagggtggAGGCTGGGGGGTGTAGGGGATCGTCGGAAGTGTTCGTGTAGTGTCGGGCTTACAGGGATGGCCAGGGCGGTGACCAACAACGGCGATGGGGGTGGGGGTGAGGTGGGCCAGCCGCAGGTGGTGAAGGCCAACAGTTAGGGCGGGGTAGGCTGGAGGCGTtagggaggaggaagaagatgaacaATAGCGCGATCTATTTTAAGCGGTTGGATGAAGAACTAACGGTCCATATAAAAAGTGACCGATGTAACTGTTTTTTCATGCACCTGACAGACAGTGGCTCCCATTATCATTAGTAATGTAGTTATTTGTGGTCCAAATTCCACAATTATCCATGAAGCATAGCGCCATGAAGGTTCTTTTCATACCTTAAGTCCTCCTTTGATGGTAGGAATAGAAAAATTATCGAAAGTAATATAATATGCATCTCACAGGATAAGGTGTTTTTTTTCATTGGATTtgagtttttttttcttttacaAAACACAGTAAAGATGTATCCTTATCAATGCACGCATACATGTACACCCTATTCCTAAGTTTAGGACTTAAACCTAAGTGAAGATGTTCAACCACAAAAAGTTGACAATGTACGCTTCCCTCAATTTGCGTCTAAGCCAATATTTTTTTCCTTTGATGCATGAAGGAATGATCTTGTATACGAATAGGATTTTATTCATGCAAATTGAAGGGCTTTAAAGAGAAAAAAATCTACAAAACCTATCATGTATGATCCTTATAAAAATTGATGTAAAGCAAAGAAGGCCTAAATGGCTACCTGAACCCACAcatctcttcttcttttttgagTAAAAGCAATCATTTCAGGCAAAAAAGAGAGTAAAAACCATCATGATAGATTATATTAATTGGGGAAGCACACATACATTGTTTGAAATTACATCAAGCAAAAAACTAGGAGGTTTTTTTGGCCACACAGTGGTAGTAGAGCCCTCTGCTCTACTCACAAGCAAATCCACGGTCATATTTGCTTCAATGGACAATAACAAAAGGAGATAAAGTCAAAACTACAATTATGAACGAGCATTCTTTGAAGATTGCTGCCGTTGGACTTCATTGTTCATCGTTCATTACCTCAACAACATTCATGCAGTCTGCTTTAACCATCCGTTTGCTGCAACTGAGTGGTCTTGCTTGGAGTAAGGGCGTGTTcggcaactccgcagcttccagCTTTCGAGAAATCCGCCGTGGAGCAGCACAGAACGATTTTGCTCGAAGAAGCTAGCTTCTCGAAGCTGAGCCAAATCACAGTGCAAATTCCAAGGAGTTGAGGAAGCTGCCTTTTCCTGGCTCTACAAAAACGTAGAAGCTGGAGTTGAGTGTTATTACGAGGTGCTGCCACCGCCAAGTGACATTTGCGTACCGGTTCGATTGGTCTGTCCCCCAAATAGCCCATGTATTCCCTCTGTACCCCTCCATCACGGCCGCTGTGCATTTTTTAAGGAGAAAAATAGGAACCGCTGCATGCCTACCGAGCTGGGCTTTGGTTGTCAGCCCATGCTAGCGATGAGAAGCTGCCAGGCGTGGCGAACGCGTCCAGAATCGCCAGGTGAAGTGAGAAGCTAGCTTTAGAAGCTGGATTTGTGAAGTTTTAAGAAGCTAGATAGATTCAGAACACGCCCTAAGCCCCGTCCTGAAGAGCACACGCTCCCATTGTACATGCATCTTCAGCGAAAGGGATCCCGCTTCAAGCCACCGCCACAAAGTTGCCACAATTGTCGCGCCACATCTCTTCTTTCGTTGAGGACTCACGAAATCTCAACATGCTTCCATTTTCCTTTTTGAGACGAGCATGGTTCCAGCTCTGGTCATGAGTACCAATATCCAATAGGCTGCTCCATATGATATATTGGGCTTGGTTTGTGAAGCAGACTATAAAAATGAAGGAAACGGGTGGCTTGCAAATCTTATTTCGCAACCTGCAGGCCAAGTTGTTTTACCTTTTCTTTCTTGGGACGAACCTGCACGCCAAAAACGCACACCCCTGCACATTTTTTGGGCCGGCCCATGTGTGGGCGAGAAGCACCTGCTTTATTATGTTGTTTTTTCGGCTTTTTTCATTTCTGATTTTTAATAATTCAGGATTTCAGAACATTAGAAAATTTTGAGAAATAACAACATTTTCATAAAtccaaaaaatgttcataattttgaaaaatgtttggAAAGTCATAAAATGTTCATGGgttcaaaaattgttcatgttttgAAATGAAGTCTCTATATTCAAATAATGTTCATTagtttcaaaaaatattcatgagtttcAAAAATTGTTCGGTAAATCAAAAACATTTCAGGCATTCCAGAAAAATTCGTGAAATTGAACAAGgtcacaaattcaaaaaaatcatgaattttaaaaaattgttcaaaCTCATCAAAAAATATTCCTGGATTTTAGAAATTAGATAAAAGATGAttgattcaaaaaatgttcatgaattttaaaataTGTTTACTGATTAAAAAATTGTTCTGCTGATTCACAAAAATGCTCACGAGTTTTAAAACAAATCTTCAAAATATGTTCACAAATTTGTAAAAAAAATCATGATTTCAGAAATTTTTCCACCAATTTTAAAAATTCTCACGTTTTTTAAAATGTTTGTGAAATAgtaaaaatgttcacaaatttggAAAATATTCAAAATTAATAAATATGTTCGTGAATTTGAAATATGTTCtttccaaaaaatgttcacaatgtcaaaaaatattcacgaatttgaaagattttggaaaatttcaaaaaatgtttataATTGCAAAAAATAATGTCATGAatttggaaaatatttttttcaaaaaatgtttgaactttcaaaaaatattcacaaaataaaaaataaatacagaaaaaggaaaaaattaAAGGAAAATAGAAAACAAACGCTAATAAAAAGAAAAACATGAATGAAAAAAAGGAAATTGAacaggaaaaataaaaaataaagaaacAGGAAAAAATGAGAAAGGAAAATCAAAAGAacaaaaaaaaaggaaaaactgaCTTAGGGAAGGTTCTACAACCTTCTCAAAATCTGGTGGAAAATAAACTTGGCTGGGTCGGCCGGTATAGTAGACAACGCgagttggggggggggggggctacaCACTATGTTGCTAGACAGCAACCTACGCATGGAATATCATGCTAGTTCTCACACACAATAGCCCAGGGCCAGCTCCGCCCTCTGAATGGCTGGTTGAGATGCTGAAATCCATGAGCCAAGACAATTTTGTAAAATGCTTGTGACACTCTGATCCATTTAGTGGGCAAGGAGAAGAGCTATCCATGAGGCACAGTTCCAATCGCCACGAACTACTTTCGCGTTCATAAAGAGTTACATGTCTGATCTTCAAGAGCTTCCGGTTAGGGAACATCATCATCCCCCGGTCCATAATGGTGAAGTCAAGTGGACTACTCCACCAGCAGGTTCTGTTAAGATGCATGTTGATGAAGTAGTTGGTAGACATTGTGGGAGGGGAGCAATAGCTGCGATATGCCGGGATGCTTTAGGTTTGTTCTTGGGGGAGTCAGCAAATTCAATCCCCGATCTAGTGTCGCCAGAGATTGTCGAGGCTATGGCCAGCGATGAAGCTTTGTCCTTGGCTATGAATCTTTCCTGCAGCAGGATCGTCATAGCTACagactactccctccgttctgaatTACTCGTCATagaaatagatgtatctagatgtattttagttctagatacatccactTTTGCGACGaataatttggaacggagggagtatatagcAAGGGCGAATCATTTAAAGGGATAATTCCTGGGTAATTCAAGATC belongs to Triticum urartu cultivar G1812 chromosome 7, Tu2.1, whole genome shotgun sequence and includes:
- the LOC125518350 gene encoding cytochrome P450 76M5-like; its protein translation is MVWLPSSDPLWKTLRGIAAAHAFSPRALAAARGVRERKLRDMVRHFRGRAGREVYVGQALYAGVLNLVSSALCSIDMVDMGATDSGQGVRELVEDLIAAIAKPNVSDLVPFLRRLDLQRWRRCSTSGPDLCQRHAVAVGATLPAVA
- the LOC125520570 gene encoding cytochrome P450 76M5-like; protein product: MEIELWLICATLAVVSLLYYLANTTRREGTGRMPPGPTPLPVIGNLLCLRGGNLHHTLARLARAHGPVMTLRLGLTTAVVVSSRDVAREAFTRHDRRLAARAVPDAARGLGFADRSMVWLPSSDPLWKTLRGIAAAHAFSPRALAAARAVRERKVRDMVGHFRGRAGSEVDVGQALYAGVLNLVSSALCSVDVVDMGAAESAQGARELVEDLIAAIAKPNVSDLVPFLRRLDLQGWRRWSAIRIGKIFRILDGIIDRRMANTSTEEKPSHGDFLESLLQLFSTGKIARDGLTAILFDLFSAGSDTMALTVEWAMAELLRNPGVMAKVRAEISDALGGKETIGETDAAGLPYLQAVVKEAMRLHPVAPILLPHRAVEEGVEIGGYSVPKGSTVIFNAWAIMRDPAAWERPDEFVPERFLGTAEQAVDFRGKALEFIPFGSGRRLCPGVPMAERVVPFILASLLRAFEWRLPDGVSADKLDVSEKFTTANVMAVPLKAVPVVVTE